The following are from one region of the Acidobacteriota bacterium genome:
- the rnc gene encoding ribonuclease III: MNRPDIRALEESLGYHFQRQELIEQALTHSSQAREVEMLNATDISVREPSTRRGDNEMLEFLGDAVLGLVTTESLFHRFPGLQEGHLSKLRAHLVGQRHLLRVAEQLQIGQYLRLGRGEEKSGGRSKGTLLVDALEAILAALYLDGGWAAARDFILRTVVEPELAQMNLETSQIPVMDFKSALQEKLQAEGMRQPVYALVKEEGPEHRKTFTVEVRLPEPEVNAFVASAQGPTKKRAEQEAARQVLEHIATSPEWARDRAVKDS, translated from the coding sequence ATGAACCGACCTGACATCAGGGCGCTGGAAGAAAGCCTGGGATACCACTTCCAGCGCCAGGAACTCATCGAGCAGGCGCTCACACACAGTTCACAGGCACGGGAAGTGGAGATGTTGAATGCCACGGATATCTCCGTGCGCGAACCCTCGACCCGGCGCGGCGACAATGAAATGCTGGAGTTCCTGGGAGACGCGGTCCTGGGACTAGTGACAACGGAGTCACTCTTCCATCGCTTTCCCGGCCTGCAGGAAGGACATCTTTCCAAACTGCGCGCGCATCTGGTGGGACAGAGGCATCTGTTGCGCGTCGCCGAGCAGTTACAGATCGGCCAGTACTTGCGGCTGGGGCGTGGTGAAGAAAAAAGCGGGGGCCGCAGCAAAGGTACTTTGCTGGTGGACGCACTGGAGGCGATCCTGGCTGCGCTCTATCTCGATGGAGGATGGGCAGCCGCGCGGGACTTTATCCTTCGGACGGTAGTGGAACCGGAACTGGCGCAGATGAACCTTGAGACGAGCCAGATTCCAGTGATGGACTTCAAATCGGCATTGCAGGAAAAACTTCAGGCCGAGGGCATGCGTCAACCGGTGTACGCGCTGGTGAAAGAAGAAGGACCGGAGCATCGGAAAACATTTACTGTGGAAGTACGGTTGCCGGAGCCTGAAGTGAATGCCTTCGTGGCTAGCGCACAGGGTCCGACCAAGAAACGCGCAGAGCAGGAAGCGGCGCGGCAAGTGTTGGAACATATCGCGACGTCACCGGAATGGGCGCGAGATCGGGCTGTAAAAGACTCATAG
- a CDS encoding sigma-70 family RNA polymerase sigma factor: protein MAGATTLSDLASALGARTQESAVIAELKAGSEQAYVWLIGEFHQPIYSLVYRIVNDPSDAADTTQEVFLKVFRGMKHFHGESSLKTWIYRIALHEAANRRRWWFRHKAQETTIEPVETEGHEYCLGDRLVDPGESPFENFAHGEVHTAVEKALHQVPEPFQAALILRDLEEMSYEEIAEVLQISLGTVKSRITRGRQALRKILAGYVREVGAEMGLLAPPVEEEVEKVSQRSRGSREAEVTS from the coding sequence ATGGCGGGAGCTACGACTTTGAGCGATCTCGCAAGCGCCCTCGGAGCCCGAACCCAGGAGTCCGCCGTAATCGCGGAATTGAAGGCGGGGTCCGAACAGGCTTACGTCTGGCTGATCGGTGAATTTCATCAACCGATCTACAGCCTGGTCTATCGCATCGTGAATGACCCGTCCGATGCGGCCGACACTACCCAAGAAGTTTTCTTGAAAGTCTTTCGTGGGATGAAACACTTCCACGGCGAATCGAGCCTCAAAACCTGGATCTACCGGATCGCTCTGCACGAAGCGGCCAACCGAAGACGGTGGTGGTTCCGACACAAGGCGCAAGAGACGACAATCGAGCCCGTCGAAACGGAAGGACACGAGTATTGCCTGGGGGATCGACTGGTTGATCCGGGTGAATCGCCGTTCGAGAACTTCGCGCATGGCGAGGTTCACACAGCGGTCGAAAAAGCCTTGCATCAGGTGCCCGAGCCGTTTCAGGCGGCGTTGATCCTGCGCGATCTGGAAGAGATGTCGTACGAAGAGATCGCCGAAGTGCTGCAGATTTCTCTGGGCACGGTGAAATCGCGGATCACGCGCGGACGGCAAGCATTGCGAAAAATATTGGCAGGATATGTGCGCGAGGTGGGAGCGGAAATGGGATTGCTGGCTCCGCCCGTAGAGGAAGAAGTTGAGAAAGTTTCCCAGAGATCGCGTGGTAGCAGAGAGGCTGAGGTGACATCATGA
- a CDS encoding STAS domain-containing protein: protein MELRYQVETQHDVAVVHCSGRLVRGKALDEFRRTIEALHHLRVLVVDLSEIDQLDAGGLGALLLLRNWARVNSVQMKLVNPSAFLLRVLQSTKLTSVFEISSLEEALCILQTPGARPHYAAA, encoded by the coding sequence ATGGAGCTACGATACCAAGTCGAAACCCAGCATGACGTCGCTGTCGTGCACTGCTCGGGCCGCCTGGTACGAGGCAAAGCCCTCGACGAATTTCGTCGCACAATCGAAGCGCTCCACCATCTCCGTGTGCTTGTCGTCGATCTGTCAGAGATCGATCAGCTCGATGCTGGAGGTCTGGGCGCATTGCTACTGCTGCGGAATTGGGCGCGCGTGAATTCGGTTCAGATGAAGCTCGTGAATCCTTCTGCGTTTCTGTTGCGAGTGTTGCAGTCCACGAAACTTACGTCTGTCTTTGAGATTTCCTCCCTGGAAGAGGCGCTCTGCATCTTGCAGACGCCGGGAGCGCGGCCGCATTACGCGGCTGCTTGA
- a CDS encoding APC family permease has translation MTTLARKLRITDYFSLGWGTMVGVGWLVVMDDWLMRGGSLGGILGFAIGGILLLPIGYVYGKLVMAMPDASGEVAYTAEVFPQSVSFFTGWMMLLAYFIVCPWEAVAVGRIAAYIVPALDSIELYRVAGKPVYLPHLAIGLCLTGLLTLLNYRGVRLSATFQNWTTFGTLALFVIFVGIGVTHGSTANFSPLFTHTPFISILLVLQIVPYYMTGYESVTKAAEESNPAFRSEGFLRAIWAATIVGFVFYIIVIAAVGFVAPWQKLIGTPFMTAVAFEHALGSRWIVSIILSAALLSLFKVFNGNFVAASRLLFAMGRRGLVDGRLATVHPTNQTPATAILWVGAATSACMFLGSAILVPVSDVGSLASAIGWCAACAAYLCMKPPARERAIALLGALVSIAMVLMKVLPYVPGNFSRWEWLALVLWLVTGILIGHPRGSEENRQSR, from the coding sequence ATGACAACCCTGGCCCGCAAACTGCGCATCACCGACTACTTCTCCCTCGGTTGGGGGACGATGGTCGGAGTCGGTTGGCTCGTCGTAATGGACGACTGGCTCATGCGCGGCGGTTCGCTGGGCGGAATCCTGGGTTTTGCAATTGGCGGGATCCTGCTGCTGCCAATTGGCTACGTGTACGGCAAATTAGTCATGGCCATGCCGGACGCATCCGGCGAAGTCGCCTACACTGCTGAGGTTTTCCCGCAGTCCGTTAGTTTTTTTACCGGATGGATGATGCTGCTGGCCTATTTCATCGTCTGCCCATGGGAAGCCGTTGCCGTCGGACGCATCGCTGCTTACATTGTTCCCGCGCTCGATTCAATCGAACTCTATCGTGTCGCCGGAAAGCCGGTCTACTTGCCGCATCTGGCCATCGGGCTGTGCCTTACTGGCCTGCTCACATTGCTGAACTATCGCGGCGTCCGCTTGAGCGCCACTTTTCAAAACTGGACAACCTTCGGCACGCTTGCATTGTTTGTCATTTTCGTTGGCATCGGCGTGACGCACGGTTCAACCGCCAATTTCTCTCCGCTCTTCACGCATACTCCATTTATTTCGATCCTGCTCGTCCTGCAGATCGTCCCTTACTACATGACGGGATACGAGTCGGTGACGAAAGCTGCGGAAGAATCGAATCCCGCATTCCGCTCGGAAGGTTTCCTGCGCGCAATCTGGGCGGCGACCATTGTGGGCTTCGTGTTCTACATCATCGTTATCGCGGCTGTTGGATTTGTTGCGCCGTGGCAAAAGCTAATCGGCACGCCCTTCATGACTGCGGTTGCCTTCGAGCACGCGCTCGGTTCGCGCTGGATTGTCAGCATCATCCTCTCCGCAGCACTGCTTTCACTCTTCAAAGTCTTCAACGGAAACTTCGTTGCCGCCAGCCGTCTGTTATTTGCGATGGGAAGGCGCGGGCTGGTCGATGGCCGGCTCGCTACGGTACATCCAACGAATCAAACGCCCGCCACTGCGATCCTCTGGGTGGGTGCCGCTACGAGTGCATGCATGTTCTTAGGAAGCGCGATCCTGGTTCCTGTCTCTGATGTCGGTTCTCTCGCGTCCGCCATTGGATGGTGTGCAGCCTGCGCCGCTTACCTCTGCATGAAGCCGCCCGCGCGTGAGCGAGCGATTGCGTTGCTGGGAGCACTGGTGAGTATCGCGATGGTGCTAATGAAAGTGCTTCCGTATGTCCCTGGGAATTTTTCGCGATGGGAATGGTTGGCACTGGTACTGTGGCTCGTAACCGGAATCCTGATCGGCCACCCAAGAGGCTCAGAAGAAAATCGGCAGTCCCGATGA
- the lepB gene encoding signal peptidase I, which yields MAKETKTPGEQKPRETAVEFLASLAEVLVTGLFIITFVIQAFAIPSSSMEDTLLIGDHLFVNREQFAPPSRWMGPLMPYRTVHHDEIAVFLSPEQPGLFLVKRVIGVPGDRIHLVDDVVYRNGEKLVEPFVRHKRDHNPYTDNFPSLPPLEGYGVTNRKWADELPSHIQGQDVVVPAGSYFAMGDNRDVSYDSRFWGFLPEENLIGRPMFIYWSFDTPGEQVSVPEAADRVGSFFHTVVHFFDKTRWSRTLSIPR from the coding sequence GTGGCCAAAGAAACCAAAACACCTGGAGAACAAAAGCCACGCGAGACTGCCGTGGAATTTCTCGCCTCCCTGGCTGAAGTGCTGGTGACAGGACTGTTCATCATCACGTTCGTGATCCAGGCCTTCGCTATTCCATCCAGTTCGATGGAGGACACGCTGCTGATCGGCGATCACCTCTTTGTAAACCGCGAACAGTTCGCTCCGCCCTCGCGTTGGATGGGACCGCTGATGCCGTACCGTACTGTGCATCACGATGAGATCGCGGTCTTCCTGTCACCCGAACAGCCGGGCCTGTTTCTGGTGAAGCGGGTCATCGGCGTTCCCGGCGACCGGATCCACTTGGTTGATGATGTTGTTTATCGCAACGGCGAGAAACTGGTAGAGCCGTTTGTCCGGCATAAGCGTGACCACAACCCGTACACCGATAATTTCCCCTCTTTGCCACCGCTGGAAGGCTACGGCGTCACCAATCGGAAATGGGCTGACGAATTGCCTTCCCATATCCAGGGACAAGACGTGGTCGTCCCGGCGGGATCGTACTTTGCGATGGGCGACAATCGCGACGTAAGCTATGACAGCCGGTTTTGGGGGTTCCTCCCCGAGGAGAATCTGATCGGACGTCCGATGTTCATCTATTGGTCCTTCGACACACCGGGCGAACAAGTCAGTGTTCCCGAAGCGGCTGACCGCGTAGGATCTTTCTTTCACACTGTTGTACATTTTTTCGATAAGACTCGGTGGTCGCGAACGCTGTCGATCCCGCGCTGA
- a CDS encoding sigma-70 family RNA polymerase sigma factor has protein sequence MAIEQDQRISDVVEQEQSRLRNFIRRRVPDPGDAEDILQDVFYELVEANRLLMPIEHVTGWLFRVARNRITDLFRKKKPENFSDTAIAGNSEGDEGPQLQIEDLLPSPDAGPDALFVRNLLIDELESALDELPDEQREVFVAHELEGRSFKEIAADTGVGVNTLLSRKRYAVLHLRERLQTIYKEFTKA, from the coding sequence ATGGCGATCGAACAGGACCAGCGGATCTCCGATGTGGTCGAGCAGGAGCAGTCTCGCCTGCGCAACTTCATTCGCCGCCGTGTCCCGGATCCCGGTGACGCCGAGGATATCCTGCAGGACGTCTTCTACGAACTGGTGGAAGCGAATCGCCTGCTGATGCCGATCGAGCACGTTACGGGATGGTTGTTTCGCGTAGCCCGCAATCGCATTACGGACCTCTTCCGGAAGAAGAAGCCGGAGAACTTCAGTGATACCGCGATTGCCGGAAATAGCGAAGGCGACGAAGGTCCACAGCTGCAGATCGAAGACCTGCTGCCTTCGCCTGACGCCGGACCGGATGCACTCTTCGTCCGCAACCTGCTCATCGACGAACTGGAGTCAGCCCTCGACGAGTTACCCGACGAACAGCGCGAAGTATTCGTCGCGCACGAACTTGAAGGCCGCAGCTTCAAAGAGATCGCCGCCGATACCGGCGTAGGCGTGAATACGCTGCTCTCGCGAAAACGCTATGCGGTGCTGCATCTCCGTGAGCGCTTGCAGACGATCTACAAAGAATTTACGAAGGCATAA
- a CDS encoding AsmA family protein, protein MKFLRSKRGMAALALLILILFLFRPGVYKLRQRIAWSIGSAIGRRVALDNVRIHLLPRPGFDLEGLVIYDDPAFSAEPMVRAQDVSAAIRFRSLLRWRLEIATLSANEPSINLVRNDQGRWNLASLIERSSQIPVAPTGKPASERRPAFPYLEATNARINFKIGQAKKSWALTDADVALWQDSENSWGARMKAQPVRTDFNLTDTGTIQVNASWQRAASLSDTPVQVAVQWQKGQLGQLTKLFSGRDRGWRGGVQLQASLSGTPRSLTLHSALSVDEFRRYDILSSGVRLATTCSAHYSTDDSTLGDVLCDAPVQEGTLRLQGRVGPLRQNPNYDLSFSAEKVPLASLLLLLRQTKKNLPADLVATGRLDANVRAESTDGAMQFTGDGTAAAVRLSSNRGKDEIVFGNVPLAVVAGRTKLPQRVMVKPQTPSATTEENPIEAHLRVGPFPLGMGAPAPAMASGWISASGYRLTLRGDTQVQNLYRLENTLGVAGFHPVAEGSAHLDVSVAGIWQGFAAPHPIGTVQLRNLRTGVRGLNPPIDITSAMMKLDADTVTLDKIAARTGDTHWSGSVKAPRHCAPEGCVFLFDLAADQLSSAGLVEWFTPSPTKRPWYRILAFAGPEGKSPLLAMRARGRVRVNRLTIKKVIASDITAQVDLDRGKISLTGLRAQVFQGTHQGNWVIDASTLPPHYQCVGNLQTVSMAQVSAAMNDPWATGSADGKFTLTTTGDTFADVVAHADGDLQFTMRNGTLTHVELPDAAKPFPVHLFGGDLKVKSGDWKLNAGRLQSHDGIYQVSGAAAPGSGLNLLMTRGDEQAWNVTGTLQKPKFVRAVRTEARAKP, encoded by the coding sequence GTGAAATTCCTGCGTTCCAAGCGCGGGATGGCTGCGCTGGCACTACTGATTTTGATCCTGTTTCTGTTTCGCCCCGGCGTCTACAAGTTGCGGCAGAGGATCGCATGGTCGATTGGTTCGGCGATCGGCAGGAGGGTCGCGCTCGACAACGTTCGCATCCACTTGCTGCCGCGGCCGGGCTTCGATCTCGAAGGCCTGGTGATCTATGACGATCCTGCATTCAGCGCCGAGCCGATGGTGCGTGCGCAGGATGTGTCAGCGGCAATCCGTTTTCGGTCTTTACTTCGATGGCGGCTGGAAATCGCGACGCTGAGCGCGAACGAACCCAGTATTAACCTGGTCCGCAACGATCAGGGACGATGGAATCTGGCAAGCCTGATCGAGCGCAGTTCGCAGATTCCCGTCGCGCCGACCGGCAAGCCGGCCTCCGAGCGGCGTCCAGCGTTCCCCTACCTCGAAGCGACGAATGCGCGCATCAACTTCAAGATTGGACAAGCCAAGAAATCATGGGCCCTGACGGATGCGGATGTCGCGCTCTGGCAGGATAGCGAGAATTCCTGGGGCGCGCGCATGAAGGCGCAGCCGGTACGCACGGATTTCAACCTCACCGATACGGGGACGATCCAGGTCAACGCGAGTTGGCAACGCGCTGCCAGCCTGTCAGACACTCCCGTGCAGGTGGCCGTGCAATGGCAGAAGGGACAGTTAGGACAGCTCACCAAACTATTCAGCGGCAGAGATCGCGGATGGAGGGGCGGCGTGCAACTGCAGGCAAGTCTCTCGGGCACGCCGCGATCGCTGACGTTGCACAGCGCATTGAGCGTTGACGAGTTCCGGCGTTACGACATCCTGAGCAGTGGAGTGCGCCTGGCAACAACTTGTTCGGCGCATTACAGCACCGATGACAGCACGCTTGGCGATGTATTGTGCGACGCTCCTGTACAAGAGGGAACGCTTCGTTTGCAGGGCAGAGTCGGGCCGTTACGTCAGAATCCGAACTACGATTTGAGCTTCTCGGCTGAAAAAGTCCCTCTCGCTTCCCTGCTCCTGTTGTTGCGACAAACTAAGAAGAACTTGCCTGCAGATCTTGTTGCAACTGGACGCCTCGATGCCAATGTGCGAGCGGAGAGCACGGACGGCGCGATGCAATTCACTGGCGATGGTACAGCTGCCGCGGTGCGCCTGTCGTCCAACCGTGGAAAAGACGAAATTGTGTTTGGCAATGTTCCGTTGGCCGTTGTGGCTGGACGCACAAAACTCCCGCAGCGCGTAATGGTGAAGCCGCAAACGCCATCCGCAACGACAGAAGAGAATCCGATTGAAGCACATTTGCGCGTTGGGCCCTTCCCGCTTGGAATGGGTGCTCCGGCACCGGCGATGGCATCAGGATGGATTTCCGCGTCCGGCTATCGGCTTACGTTGCGCGGCGACACGCAAGTGCAAAATTTGTATCGGCTGGAAAACACGTTGGGCGTTGCGGGATTTCATCCGGTCGCAGAAGGTTCTGCCCACTTGGATGTAAGCGTCGCCGGAATATGGCAAGGATTCGCGGCTCCCCACCCAATCGGCACGGTGCAGTTGCGGAACCTGCGTACCGGCGTCCGTGGACTCAATCCGCCGATCGACATTACTTCGGCAATGATGAAACTGGATGCCGATACGGTGACGCTGGACAAAATTGCCGCGCGGACGGGCGATACCCATTGGAGTGGTAGTGTCAAAGCGCCTCGCCATTGTGCACCTGAAGGCTGCGTGTTTCTGTTTGACCTGGCGGCCGACCAGCTATCGTCAGCCGGCCTGGTCGAATGGTTTACACCGAGTCCAACCAAGCGACCGTGGTATCGGATTCTGGCATTTGCGGGACCGGAGGGAAAATCTCCCCTCCTCGCAATGCGGGCACGAGGCCGGGTGCGCGTCAATCGATTGACGATCAAGAAAGTGATCGCGTCGGATATCACCGCGCAGGTCGATCTAGATCGTGGAAAGATCTCGCTCACGGGATTGCGGGCACAAGTTTTTCAAGGGACTCACCAGGGCAACTGGGTTATCGACGCTTCCACTCTGCCACCTCATTATCAGTGCGTGGGGAATCTTCAGACTGTGTCGATGGCTCAGGTTAGCGCTGCCATGAACGATCCATGGGCCACGGGGAGCGCCGACGGGAAATTCACGCTGACCACTACGGGCGATACGTTCGCGGATGTTGTGGCACACGCGGATGGTGACTTGCAGTTCACGATGCGCAATGGGACTCTGACTCATGTAGAACTTCCGGACGCCGCCAAGCCATTCCCGGTGCATCTGTTTGGCGGAGATCTGAAAGTAAAGAGCGGAGACTGGAAGCTGAATGCGGGCAGGCTCCAATCACACGACGGTATATATCAGGTCAGTGGAGCGGCTGCTCCGGGCAGTGGATTAAATCTGTTGATGACGCGCGGCGACGAACAGGCTTGGAACGTGACGGGAACGCTGCAAAAACCGAAATTCGTGCGCGCGGTGCGGACGGAAGCGCGGGCAAAACCGTAA
- the speB gene encoding agmatinase: MKPKRLDGPPPTPVDALVYPRFSGISTFMRLPHIPRAQELDIALVGIPFDNGATYRSGTRFGPRNVRAQSAMIRPWNPVLNLDPFSKWRIADYGDLSINPLSLDDTFGRITKQLTDVLNADARTLCVGGDHSILLPILRSIKEKFGPVALIQFDAHNDTWGGYFGSPHSHGTPVRRAVEEGLLLPGYVLQVGLRGQVYSKHDFDFGRKHKFSVVTSEEFHRDGLAPVKKILRRFHGKPVYFTLDIDVVDPAFAPGTGTPQVGGLSSFQVLELVRALEGQKIVGADLVEVSPPYDNGEITSLLAANLLYEMLCLF, translated from the coding sequence ATGAAGCCTAAGAGACTGGACGGCCCTCCCCCGACGCCCGTCGACGCTCTCGTTTATCCCCGATTCTCCGGCATCTCAACATTCATGCGCCTGCCGCACATTCCTCGCGCGCAGGAACTTGATATCGCGCTGGTCGGAATTCCTTTCGACAATGGCGCCACCTACCGTTCCGGAACGCGCTTCGGCCCGCGCAATGTAAGAGCGCAGAGCGCCATGATCCGTCCCTGGAATCCCGTTCTCAACCTCGACCCATTTTCCAAGTGGCGCATTGCAGATTATGGCGATCTATCCATCAATCCTCTTTCTCTCGATGACACATTTGGTCGAATTACAAAGCAGCTGACTGATGTTCTCAATGCCGATGCCCGGACACTGTGTGTCGGCGGGGACCATTCCATCCTTCTCCCCATTCTGCGCTCGATCAAGGAGAAGTTCGGTCCCGTAGCACTGATCCAATTCGATGCGCACAACGATACCTGGGGAGGCTACTTCGGTAGTCCGCATTCGCACGGCACGCCCGTGCGCCGCGCAGTTGAAGAAGGACTGCTCCTTCCTGGTTATGTTCTGCAAGTTGGATTACGAGGGCAGGTTTACTCGAAACACGACTTCGACTTTGGCAGGAAGCATAAGTTCAGTGTCGTCACTTCCGAAGAGTTTCATCGCGATGGACTCGCGCCAGTAAAGAAAATTCTTAGGCGGTTTCATGGCAAGCCGGTTTACTTCACCCTGGATATTGATGTCGTTGACCCAGCGTTTGCTCCCGGAACTGGCACTCCGCAAGTAGGGGGGCTGTCGAGCTTTCAGGTTCTGGAACTGGTACGCGCTCTCGAAGGTCAAAAGATAGTCGGCGCCGACTTGGTCGAAGTCTCTCCTCCTTACGACAACGGAGAGATCACATCGTTGCTGGCCGCGAATCTTTTGTATGAAATGCTGTGTTTGTTTTGA
- a CDS encoding zf-HC2 domain-containing protein: MKCGDVRELFSPYLDGQVSGVEMHALSRHLEQCVRCTREYAALQRAQQLLAGLGPKKAPADLALKLRVAVSQRVAEARRPRFQGLLIRVENALNAFMVPATAGLVSAVLIFGFLLGFFALPGQLQASSGDVPLMLYSAPQLEQTMFGTSLSGSGDDSVVIMAFVDANGRVEDYRILSQPEDAGSVLPEVKKILIFTTFRPALSMGRPTAGRAVISFSKISVRG, encoded by the coding sequence ATGAAATGCGGCGACGTCAGGGAATTGTTCTCGCCGTATCTGGATGGACAAGTGAGCGGCGTGGAGATGCACGCGCTCAGCCGCCATCTGGAACAGTGTGTCCGATGCACGCGAGAATATGCGGCGCTCCAGCGTGCGCAACAGTTGTTGGCGGGATTGGGCCCGAAGAAGGCTCCCGCGGATTTGGCTCTTAAGTTGAGAGTGGCAGTTTCGCAGAGGGTAGCGGAAGCACGTCGGCCAAGATTCCAAGGATTGCTGATCCGTGTGGAAAATGCGTTGAATGCATTCATGGTTCCGGCTACGGCTGGACTGGTAAGCGCGGTACTGATCTTTGGATTCCTGCTCGGATTCTTTGCGCTGCCGGGACAATTACAGGCTTCGAGCGGAGACGTTCCGCTGATGCTGTATAGCGCTCCGCAACTGGAGCAGACGATGTTCGGTACGTCCTTGAGCGGAAGCGGCGACGACTCGGTCGTAATCATGGCGTTCGTGGATGCCAACGGCCGGGTAGAGGACTATCGCATCCTTTCGCAGCCGGAAGATGCGGGATCGGTGCTGCCAGAAGTGAAGAAGATTCTGATCTTTACTACGTTCCGTCCGGCGCTGTCGATGGGACGGCCTACGGCGGGGCGGGCGGTGATTTCGTTCTCAAAGATCAGCGTCAGGGGCTAG
- the lepB gene encoding signal peptidase I — MSWSEKFSASDWPATVQSVAGTIVIAVFVVTFLVQAFTIPSESMEQTLLIGDYLLVDKFCYGESGLLNHVLPYRKIGRGDIVVFHYPVNPIQHFVKRVVGVPGDRVRLINKRVYVNGSELREPFVQYIAPDRQPYRDDFPRTDTPAFGVTARWWMQMRKLVEDKQLIVPEDSYFVLGDNRDDSQDSRYWGFVPRENIIGRPLLIYWSASSLNNDLTGSPSAGDRLYHLAYAVTHMFQITRWERTFRLVR; from the coding sequence ATGTCGTGGAGTGAAAAATTTTCTGCCAGTGACTGGCCGGCCACCGTTCAATCGGTTGCGGGAACAATCGTGATTGCCGTTTTCGTGGTCACGTTTCTGGTGCAGGCCTTTACGATCCCCTCGGAATCGATGGAGCAGACGCTGCTCATCGGCGATTACCTCCTCGTAGACAAGTTCTGTTACGGCGAAAGCGGGCTCCTGAACCATGTCTTGCCGTATCGCAAGATCGGCCGAGGCGACATTGTGGTCTTTCACTATCCCGTGAATCCGATCCAACATTTCGTAAAACGAGTCGTGGGAGTGCCCGGTGATCGAGTACGCCTGATTAACAAGCGGGTTTATGTCAACGGATCTGAGTTACGGGAACCCTTTGTGCAATACATCGCTCCCGACCGCCAGCCTTACCGCGATGATTTTCCCCGCACCGACACGCCGGCTTTCGGCGTGACAGCGCGCTGGTGGATGCAGATGCGAAAACTGGTCGAGGACAAGCAGTTGATCGTCCCCGAAGACAGCTATTTTGTGTTGGGCGATAACCGCGACGACAGCCAGGACAGCCGGTACTGGGGCTTCGTACCGCGAGAAAATATCATTGGACGTCCGTTACTGATCTACTGGTCGGCATCGAGCCTGAACAACGATCTCACTGGATCGCCGAGCGCGGGTGATAGACTTTATCACCTTGCTTACGCTGTCACTCACATGTTCCAGATCACTCGCTGGGAGCGCACGTTCCGGCTGGTACGCTGA
- the lepB gene encoding signal peptidase I, whose translation MPKKEKEQETPEVEKPRETTVEFLASLAGVLVTGLFIITFILQAFEIPSSSMEDTLLIGDHVFVNREQFAAPTKWMGPLMPYRDIRRGDIVVFLSPSERGLFVVKRIIGIPGDHIHLRDAVVYRNGEKLQESYTRYKNDDPNVEVTRPYRENFPAVPPDMYGVTPEWQDALPKFIKGDDIVVPPSSFFAMGDNRNVSYDSRFWGFIPQENVIGRPMFIYWSFVTPPNQYQLRDWKDRVGFVAHIVIHFFDLSRWSRTFKVVQ comes from the coding sequence GTGCCTAAGAAAGAAAAAGAGCAAGAAACTCCGGAAGTTGAAAAGCCGCGGGAGACGACGGTGGAATTTCTGGCATCGCTCGCTGGAGTCCTGGTCACCGGTCTCTTCATTATTACGTTTATCCTGCAGGCGTTCGAAATTCCATCGAGTTCCATGGAAGATACGCTGCTGATTGGCGATCACGTGTTCGTGAACCGCGAGCAATTCGCGGCGCCGACAAAATGGATGGGACCACTGATGCCCTATCGCGATATCCGGCGCGGGGACATCGTGGTTTTTCTCTCCCCATCCGAACGTGGGTTGTTTGTGGTGAAACGGATCATCGGCATCCCGGGGGATCACATTCATTTGCGCGATGCGGTCGTTTACCGGAATGGCGAGAAGCTGCAAGAGTCGTATACCCGCTACAAAAATGACGACCCGAATGTTGAGGTAACGCGCCCTTACCGGGAAAACTTTCCGGCTGTGCCGCCGGATATGTACGGGGTGACGCCGGAGTGGCAGGACGCGCTCCCCAAGTTCATCAAGGGTGACGACATCGTAGTGCCTCCCAGCAGTTTCTTTGCGATGGGTGACAACCGCAATGTCAGTTACGACAGCCGCTTCTGGGGATTCATCCCACAGGAAAATGTCATCGGACGGCCGATGTTTATCTACTGGTCATTTGTGACGCCGCCGAACCAGTACCAACTGCGTGACTGGAAAGACCGGGTGGGATTTGTCGCGCATATCGTCATTCATTTCTTTGACCTGAGCCGCTGGTCGCGCACCTTCAAGGTTGTGCAGTGA